The sequence GCGGGGAATCCAGGCAACGCTCTCCGGCACGGAGCACGAGTGGCAGGACACCTACCGCTTCCAGCGCGCGGACGGCTCGTGGGCCCGCGTGGTGGACCGGTGCCACATCGTCCGCGACGCGAAGGACATGGCGGTGCAGGTGGTGGGGGCCATGCAGGACGTCACCGAGCACCACGAGGCGGAGGCCGCCCGCGCCCGGCTGCTGGAGCTGGAGCGCCGCGCGCGCGAGGAGGCGGACCGTCAGCGCGCCATGCTGGCCACCCTCTTCGAGCAGGTGCCCGCGCTGCTCGGCGTGCTGCGCGCCCCGGACCGGTGCTTCGTGGTGGCCAACGCGCGGATGCGGCAGCTCTTCGGAGAGCGCCCGCTGGTGGGGCGCCCCATCCACCAGGCCCTGCCGGAGTTGGAGGGCCAGGGGCTGTTGGAGCTGCTGGACACGGTGTTCGCCACCGGCGAGCCCTTCAGCGCCCGGGAGATGCCCGCGCGCGTGGACCGGCGCAACGACGGCACGCTGTCCGAGGGCTTCTTCGACTTCATGTACCAGCCCATGCTGGACGCGGCGGGCCGGGTGGAGGCCGTCATCCTCTTCGCGGTGGAGGTGACGGACACGGTGCTGGCGCGGCGCAAGGAGTCCGAGCTGGCCGGAGCGCTGCGCGAGAGCGAGCAGCGGCTGCGCTCGGCGCTGGCGGCGGCCAACGTGGGGACGTGGCGGATGGAGCTGGCGTCGCGGATGGAGCTGCGCGACGCGAACTTCAACCGCATCCTGGGGCTGGAGGCGCGGGAGACGGTCTCCCCGCAGGCGGACTTCCTCGCTCGCGTGCACCCGGAGGACCGGCCCTCCGTCGAAGCGCACACCGAGCGCGCCATCCGCGAGCGAGGCGCCTTCGAGGCGGAGTACCGCGTGCTCCGCGCGGACGGCGTGGTGCGGTGGATACGGGACCAGGGGCGCGTGCTGCCGGATGCGCGGGGCGTGCCCACGTACTTCACCGGCGCGCTGGCGGACATCACCGAGCCGAAGCGGCTGACGGCGGAGATGCGCGCGCGCGCGGACTTCGAGCGGCAGCTCATCGGCATCGTGAGCCACGATTTGCGCAACCCGCTGAGCGCCATCACGCTGGCGGTGTCCGTGCTGTTGCAGCGCGGCGGACTGGACGAGCGGATGGAGCGGCACGTGCAGCGCATCCATCGCTCGGCGGAGCGGGCGACGCGGATGATTCGCGACCTGCTGGACTTCACGCGGGCGCGGCAGGGCGGAGGCATTCCGGTGTTCCCCCGCGCGGTGGAACTGCGCGAGGTGGTGCACGCGGTGGTGGACGAGGTGCAGGCGGCGTCACCGGGGCGGCGCATCCGCTCGGAGTTCGAGGGGAGCGGCGCGGGGACGTGGGACCCGGACCGGCTGGCGCAGGCACTGAGCAACCTGGTGGGCAATGCGTTGCAGTACAGCCCGCCAGACACACCGGTGCGCTTGGTGGCGCGAGGCACGGAGCACGGCGTGGAGGTCGAGGTCCACAACCAGGGGACGCCGATTGCGCCGGAGCGGCTGCCGCGCATCTTCGAGCCGCTGGAGCGCGGCGCGGAGCGGCCGGAGGACCGCGGAGGCCGGAGCATCGGCCTGGGGCTCTACATCGTCCGCAGCATCATCCAGGCGCACGGAGGCACGGTGGACGTGACGTCCACGGCCGAGGCGGGCACCACCTTCACCGTGCGCCTGCCGCGCCATGCGCCCGTGTCCGCCACCGCGAACCGCGCGGACATGGACGAGGTGGCGGGGTAACGCGTCCCGCGTCCGGAGACGCGGCGCCTTCACCGCGTCTCAGGCCGCCCAGCGCTTCGGGCGGCGCTTCAGCGTGGTGAGGCCCAGCCGGTCGCACATCGCCTCGAATCGCGCCTTCGGCACGCCCTTCCACTCCAGGTCCGCCAGTGACGCCGTGCCGGGCAGCGGCGCGTCCGTCACCAGCGTGGCCAGCTTGCGGTACAGCAGCGCGGCCTCACGGTGCTCACGCAGCGTGGCCGCCAGCTTGTCCGCGCCTCGCGGGCGCGCCGTCCACGTGGACGCGTCAGCGGGAATCGCCTCCAGGTGGCCGTACGCGGAGAGCAATGCGGACGCGCCCTTCTCGCCGAAGCCCGGCAGCCCGGGGATGCCGTCCGCGTCGTCGCCCATCAGGCCCAGCAGGTCCGGCACGCTCGCGGGCGGCACGCCCAGCTTCGCGCGAACGCCGTCCTCGTCGTATTCCTTCTCCTGCCGCCGGTCCACCTGCACCACCTTCTTGCCCCGCACGCACTGGCCCAAATCCTTGTCCGGCGTCATCAGGCGCACCTGCTCCACCTCGCCCGCGAAGCGCGCCGCCGCCGTGGAGAGCGCGTCGTCCGCCTCGAACTCCTTCATGGACCACGCCGTGACACCCAGCGCTCGCACCGCCTCCTCCGCCAGATTGAACTGCGCGTGCAATTCCGGCGGCACGCCCTCGTCGCTCTTGTAGCCGGCGAACAGCGCGTTGCGGAACGAGCGGATGGGGTTGTCGAAGGCCACCGCCACGTGCGTCACGGACTCCG comes from Pyxidicoccus parkwaysis and encodes:
- a CDS encoding PAS domain-containing protein; the protein is MNPSSGVTSPEAPPLPLVWVLDDSPAETEVIRRALASTCDVAAFADGAALLESLGPRAMPEVLVVDWFLPGMTGLDVCRFLRGNPATAHLPVLLLTSNTHPDDVVEGLTAGANDYVFKPFRPAELAARVGALARWERTRRQALEDERARRLLVEGTLSEVQVAEERAWRSELRFRLAARATRDAVWEWDPRTGSVDWTSGVHEVFGYSPSAVRDTFQWWEERLHPEDRERVVRGIQATLSGTEHEWQDTYRFQRADGSWARVVDRCHIVRDAKDMAVQVVGAMQDVTEHHEAEAARARLLELERRAREEADRQRAMLATLFEQVPALLGVLRAPDRCFVVANARMRQLFGERPLVGRPIHQALPELEGQGLLELLDTVFATGEPFSAREMPARVDRRNDGTLSEGFFDFMYQPMLDAAGRVEAVILFAVEVTDTVLARRKESELAGALRESEQRLRSALAAANVGTWRMELASRMELRDANFNRILGLEARETVSPQADFLARVHPEDRPSVEAHTERAIRERGAFEAEYRVLRADGVVRWIRDQGRVLPDARGVPTYFTGALADITEPKRLTAEMRARADFERQLIGIVSHDLRNPLSAITLAVSVLLQRGGLDERMERHVQRIHRSAERATRMIRDLLDFTRARQGGGIPVFPRAVELREVVHAVVDEVQAASPGRRIRSEFEGSGAGTWDPDRLAQALSNLVGNALQYSPPDTPVRLVARGTEHGVEVEVHNQGTPIAPERLPRIFEPLERGAERPEDRGGRSIGLGLYIVRSIIQAHGGTVDVTSTAEAGTTFTVRLPRHAPVSATANRADMDEVAG
- a CDS encoding 5'-3' exonuclease produces the protein MRLHLVDGTYELYRAHFSPRPGHSAPDGQDVKATAGLMSSLLMLLHDATESVTHVAVAFDNPIRSFRNALFAGYKSDEGVPPELHAQFNLAEEAVRALGVTAWSMKEFEADDALSTAAARFAGEVEQVRLMTPDKDLGQCVRGKKVVQVDRRQEKEYDEDGVRAKLGVPPASVPDLLGLMGDDADGIPGLPGFGEKGASALLSAYGHLEAIPADASTWTARPRGADKLAATLREHREAALLYRKLATLVTDAPLPGTASLADLEWKGVPKARFEAMCDRLGLTTLKRRPKRWAA